A region from the Octopus sinensis unplaced genomic scaffold, ASM634580v1 Contig09384, whole genome shotgun sequence genome encodes:
- the LOC115228087 gene encoding uncharacterized protein LOC115228087, with amino-acid sequence MTLPGTMLAPDNSSPPDPTSYVTRLRSYFSSLPPMHPRDQSIPSHVPLGIDKWTFVFVRDDSVKGPLVFPYKRPFRVLSRTPKTFSLDINSRTETVSVDRLKRAHFEVSTPFDDTPNTPTFDPLQPTTHPPTYAPLTTPSPTHPPSTPQLNTNTP; translated from the coding sequence ATGACACTCCCTGGTACAATGTTAGCGCCAGACAACTCATCGCCTCCTGATCCAACGTCGTATGTCACCAGACTTCGCTCGTATTTCTCAAGTCTTCCACCCATGCATCCGCGTGACCAGTCTATTCCCTCTCATGTCCCACTAGGCATTGACAAATggacttttgtttttgttcgggATGATTCTGTCAAGGGACCTCTCGTTTTTCCTTATAAGAGACCATTTCGTGTGCTATCGCGCACACCCAAAACCTTTAGTCTCGACATCAATAGTCGGACAGAGACCGTTTCGGTCGACAGACTTAAGAGGGCACATTTTGAGGTGTCCACACCCTTCGACGACACTCCAAACACGCCCACCTTTGATCCATTGCAACCAACTACACATCCACCCACATATGCACCTTTGACCACACCATCACCTACACATCCACCTTCGACACCACAACTTAACACAAACACACCTTAA